One genomic window of Euwallacea fornicatus isolate EFF26 chromosome 7, ASM4011564v1, whole genome shotgun sequence includes the following:
- the LOC136339995 gene encoding uncharacterized protein isoform X2 gives MHGQEATKPRRKLVITRKRVLPDKTKIGTIGSTETAPALKMIMQDSTFDIQVEKSEIAKHFRNENQVGKNFGTSNKSEIEDNEDRTEENLIEDEESTGKTSEDEEDQPSDDEEDQPSDDEEDQPSEDEEDQPSEDEEVEDEEEYLDDSDDAEAENEFEESPPESLPAYEPFFPEITESTDVPVLLLKTTVVSNVEFETKTLTTTRLRTYTFVVTTVAGTDEIVTSTTEVKPQTKTTTVTESLTQYTTLTLLDLDKTDVQPTFLPTLEHNPSSLSNTEDFREEPRNLATRVMSNGVEVIVAGDKTTYPGDKDFKRVLPSTMKHVTLKPTTLSEHMLLVLPQETSNTESSTPLDPNQFVVKTCLTTFTYLTTYLEKGTTTVSSHEQVVSNVATEERMNTGKILPTPAMGITLTQYPTFSVGVFHTTYTYLNTILDGEQPLIISSQHVVANTVTAPDDYLSLLKPSEVQIPVKDTNTYISTIDLEKTLYEGDSESVISTRDVVTQVVITESVPPPARPVITSYTALDSLQQAPFSTTDITKTYFVTYTYYNTVTESGIPTIFTNVSTESDVVTEKLLLNSKKSTVSSSASLMPEFDILATRIYYTTFTYFTTLLKENDPKHSTIINSRTKVIQNTVTETLEPSLFDPQYILSLASDLKAGSDRVQKIATLVDGEKVEITVQANEVHNEIAPTKVLPIEKTQIPSSLGVTSLEGSFSSKPNIVTGSTIVFVDDDPFANLETPILQTTKSTLNSNLGSLLASEVVKDTKIDVVTSKVKRPAHKSKNKPKVNASKASVITTASSNVVEKNSNFKTKKGANKSPNPAAPPQDLLGLGSINMNTLQALTPVLNAMAGYINKNLRRNDVNVTSSGDQTKESSIKKEQIMDTQNRSPVYIPVGGALGDEFEIAESQNIATFEWKDPPSGVKQEAPLLGNNGIPISPGDIITANSDVIVGKPGRVGPRLPPSIPLHQEVINEIPVGMRPPPLPEKQRIPLDQVPAQTNVIHAPNKDDYIGPPPPPISRPKEKFRGEKRKHIPLVAHSQQQQHVFGPHQHPLLHPQTHPLNQQQQQQESAFHGGLEIITSKYHLQTQNQNPIYPPAPSVSIVLPEVIERSTGQPLLVQLQPSQIAFVNIPFNRTTALIYGGSTETHHNGQYFDDPSPYPEPEFNPIEGFNNGLPQYGSIYHTTPQLNQGNQKQVSGVIKVGPYLNVKADPDVSSNEKIPVRIEPTRLDFAKGDGEVSVGVPPLSFGMSEQNGDMNAHIINHESFNLVVNNSNVVVPLRNEVFHVEYPEKQQILNIPMNQHFQEDAKFPNRERPYFRDEPRPPSQHYPEGQHNYQRPAVQQQQGSNFLIQSRPSNQYGVQYPESLNQQHYDSEMRPPLQQDSNYPEEPRPSNQQNLHYATEIRPPNQQDVHYPEVQSQQNYQSELRPPTQQGPTYSEKSRPSSQQNPQYPAKPSPSNQQNLHYPEGPTPVNQHSSRHPTQLGPQSQQNLHYHGSSSNQQDLDFLAQMRPPDQQPQSSNHLEKPTHYPSTQQHPHYPEESRPLQNPLYEESRPSNPQRPRPHQDQPPAQQQRPHPLSEDQKHPSKPPSPSRPNKPKYPYPPKGNLLRPRPRPDRPKVSEFMTPPPPGKQYFSKRPSSVKERLPIPLFEVTTHQPPRVNVNKYHQDNHFKEVTKDTFVLSDHHEDDLANKDGEVIQESNVRPLRPGELPLEVLHKFTTTERVELVRFPDSFQNASQVRFPYDRRPGFVEFEKTHPNPAEINYGPVYYGEKKESQTEKNDLTFLTFNTKNATTERPIIIFIDENGQKTDSFPKKSTVNRLKVTSLLIDTPTTPATPSTSTQQLQTEKPFDFPPRQSSNQVDIKPNAKIGVTTPEILLNSGENFGVHLPNLTQQINDMEVLHPPPLIAEENSKTPSILMEPPKIDISSPGKDIIRVPHTDPGKTDQDESSSTLKPFIRKPLEEMVPPAPETTIGTTEVVLGMNPPPLVSTHKPVTTSSTVFSMEVDIPSTTIRNKTRRPGYRPISTTTRRPSKTRKPPFAGGSNTSAITPTPTLKSTTPSMEVIVGQPHFDGERRNESKLTTTEASLSSSSPAVTVATLNEDIITKPVHHAGNEVKIVDAPNKATTMSANNPTPALPTRYITYTKTHTVTITKTTVVKTLGGPPSTMTILVTKTEKSYIVDTVTEFHTLIKPTSIVETVTTTMEKPHYSSDISIVRLKPTLTTEVPQPTVIVSHSSSKENEENDDFLEDFIIKNSESQQPPQEDFESNESIFVVMTDKHKGAIFKMSKTTAPPEDINNIPHRDEVTDNEASNVLLGGVLIAPINEVVGERLKDRCNPECKASRNELCQKVEGMMRCVCRPGFARMFPDRPCNPTYTYNLNVTVEKIGKTPLKYRSKLSMENSTEFMKLSRKIQEALDRMVMQSDLRDIFHGVKVTGFYPVSTHRGQVGVVSKFYLQLSDNIDETRMEDILKKYLRNSNSSLGGTDVFASSRTVDNLKVHDFNECENSNLHDCSENAKCFNLRGSYTCSCKEGYSDLSENMLYPGRLCSSEQVGCEKCNYHGMCYSRGSEEILCECFHWYAGDRCQINLKVMLIALVTLGTILFALLMVCIILTCVRRKPKKSGVARTIGFLPQRGGSGGNRSGGTLDRRAMIEDTSSEDSRSETNSVPPYVQQKSAPKLKPPPAKGALKKASMTSVEHSEPGIIFPDQKDRSLTVMIPRAKYHPAPPTPNLANYTTFDARKPSVPSMSSESKLLSYLDAGPSPQRGEPKRKPSTAISEQYIEEQISSRKTSGALISAGFEVSATVVNNMGTLGTTCGTEADRSENATLIQKISADLLSRVDTSSQFTTLRKALDDDDLESTNNWLDIPRVSTVSESRSYDETTIPPPMKSFTRSEYDTKSLQHQNDEANTMAERDLGSTFLLPHTHLYKPDRGSDISGFESL, from the exons GTAACAGAAAGTTTAACTCAGTACACGACGCTGACTTTACTAGATCTGGACAAGACCGATGTACAGCCAACTTTCCTTCCAACTTTGGAACATAATCCTTCTTCTTTGTCTAACACCGAAG ATTTCCGGGAGGAGCCGCGCAATCTGGCAACGCGCGTCATGTCTAACGGGGTGGAGGTCATAGTGGCGGGGGACAAGACCACGTATCCTGGAGACAAGGACTTCAAGAGGGTGCTTCCAAGTACCATGAAACACGTGACCTTGAAACCGACCACTCTCAGCGAACACATGCTGCTGGTGCTGCCACAAGAAACTTCGAAC ACCGAGAGTTCCACCCCTTTGGATCCCAATCAGTTTGTAGTGAAAACCTGCCTGACAACCTTTACCTATCTAACTACGTATTTGGAAAAGGGCACTACAACAGTGTCTAGCCACGAGCAGGTCGTCTCCAACGTTGCCACTGAGGAGAGAATGAATACCGGAAAGATCCTGCCTACTCCTGCCATGGGAATCACTCTGACTCAG TACCCGACCTTCTCAGTGGGAGTCTTCCACACCACTTACACCTACTTGAACACCATCCTGGATGGTGAGCAACCATTGATCATCTCCTCTCAGCATGTCGTGGCCAACACCGTGACAGCTCCTGACGACTATCTATCTCTGCTGAAACCTTCGGAGGTGCAGATTCCGGTCAAAGACACCAACACCTACATCAGCACAATCGACTTGGAGAAAACTCTCTATGAGGGCGATAGCGAAAGTGTTATCAGCACTAGAGACGTGGTGACTCAAGTAGTAATAACTGAAAGCGTTCCTCCACCTGCACGGCCTGTGATTACGTCGTATACTGCTTTGGACTCGCTTCAACAGGCTCCTTTCAGCACGACTGATATCACCAAGACCTATTTCGTCACTTACACGTACTATAATACTGTGACTGAAAGTGGAATACCGACGATCTTCACCAACGTTTCAACAGAGAGTGATGTCGTTAcagaaaaattgcttttgaaCTCAAAGAAGAGTACTGTGAGTTCCTCTGCAAGTCTCATGCCCGAGTTCGATATTCTTGCAACTAGAATCTACTATACCACTTTCACCTACTTCACCACCTTGCTCAAGGAGAATGATCCCAAGCACAGCACCATTATCAACTCTCGCACCAAAGTGATACAAAACACTGTCACAGAAACATTGGAACCAAGTTTGTTCGATCCTCAGTATATCTTGTCATTGGCCAGTGATCTCAAAGCTGGCTCAGATCGGGTTCAGAAAATTGCCACTCTGGTTGATGGAGAAAAGGTGGAGATTACGGTGCAGGCCAATGAAGTTCACAATGAAATTGCGCCCACCAAGGTGCTCCCcattgaaaagactcaaattcCCAGTTCGTTAGGGGTGACTTCGTTGGAGGGCAGCTTTAGTAGCAAGCCAAATATCGTCACTGGATCTACTATAGTGTTTGTGGACGATGATCCTTTTGCCAATTTGGAAACTCCAATTCTTCAAACTACCAAAAGCACCTTAAACAGTAATTTAGGTTCACTGCTGGCCTCAGAAGTAGTTAAGGACACCAAAATTGATGTGGTCACTAGCAAAGTGAAGCGCCCAGCTCACAAGAGCAAGAACAAACCCAAGGTGAACGCAAGCAAAGCCAGTGTGATAACCACCGCAAGCAGCAATGTGGTGGAAAAAAACAGCAACTTTAAGACAAAAAAGGGTGCCAATAAAAGCCCCAACCCTGCAGCACCCCCTCAGGACCTTTTAGGGCTCGGTTCCATCAACATGAACACCCTTCAAGCCCTAACTCCGGTACTAAATGCAATGGCCGGGTACATCAACAAAAACCTCCGTCGGAATGACGTTAATGTCACCTCTAGTGGTGATCAAACCAAAGAGTCTTCAATTAAGAAGGAACAGATAATGGACACTCAAAACAGATCCCCTGTCTATATACCCGTTGGAGGTGCCCTTGGAGATGAATTTGAGATAGCTGAAAGCCAAAATATCGCCACTTTCGAGTGGAAAGACCCCCCAAGTGGAGTGAAACAAGAGGCTCCCCTATTAGGCAACAATGGTATCCCCATCAGTCCTGGCGATATTATAACTGCAAATTCTGATGTTATAGTGGGGAAACCTGGAAGGGTCGGTCCGAGATTGCCTCCTAGCATTCCCCTTCATCAAGAGGTGATCAATGAAATCCCTGTGGGGATGAGACCTCCACCCTTACCGGAGAAGCAAAGGATCCCGTTGGATCAAGTACCTGCTCAAACTAATGTCATCCACGCCCCCAACAAAGATGACTATATAGGGCCCCCTCCGCCTCCTATTTCAAGGCCGAAAGAGAAGTTCAGAGGCGAGAAGAGAAAACATATTCCCTTGGTTGCACATTCTCAGCAGCAGCAGCACGTTTTTGGGCCCCACCAACATCCACTGCTGCACCCTCAAACCCACCCTCTGAATCAGCAGCAGCAACAACAAGAATCGGCATTTCACGGAGGTTTAGAAATAATCACCAGCAAGTACCATCTTCAGACTCAGAATCAGAACCCAATTTACCCACCGGCGCCATCAGTCTCGATTGTCTTGCCAGAGGTAATAGAGCGCAGCACCGGGCAGCCCCTTTTGGTACAGCTGCAACCCTCCCAAATAGCCTTTGTAAATATCCCATTCAACAGAACCACCGCTTTGATCTACGGAGGCTCCACTGAAACGCACCACAATGGGCAATATTTCGATGACCCCAGTCCTTATCCAGAACCCGAATTCAATCCCATCGAAGGGTTCAATAATGGTTTGCCTCAATATGGCTCAATTTACCATACGACACCTCAGTTGAATCAGGGGAACCAGAAACAAGTTTCTGGAGTGATAAAGGTGGGACCCTATCTCAATGTTAAGGCTGATCCAGATGTCAGTTCCAACGAGAAAATTCCCGTAAGGATTGAACCTACCAGACTGGATTTTGCCAAGGGAGACGGGGAGGTTAGCGTGGGGGTTCCTCCTTTATCATTTGGCATGAGCGAGCAGAATGGAGATATGAACGCTCATATAATTAATCATGAGAGCTTCAATCTCGTTGTGAATAATAGCAACGTAGTTGTGCCTTTACGAAATGAGGTGTTCCATGTAGAGTATCCAGAGAAGCAACAAATTCTCAATATACCGATGAACCAGCATTTCCAGGAAGATGCGAAATTCCCAAATCGAGAGCGTCCGTATTTTAGGGACGAACCTAGACCTCCCAGTCAGCATTATCCGGAAGGGCAGCACAATTATCAGAGACCTGCAGTCCAGCAACAACAAGGCTCCAACTTCCTCATACAGTCAAGGCCGTCAAATCAGTATGGTGTTCAATATCCAGAGAGTCTGAACCAGCAGCATTATGATTCGGAAATGCGACCTCCGCTCCAGCAAGATTCTAATTACCCGGAGGAGCCGAGGCCATCGAATCAGCAAAACCTTCATTACGCAACAGAAATCAGGCCTCCAAATCAGCAAGATGTTCATTATCCAGAAGTGCAAAGTCAGCAAAATTACCAATCAGAATTGAGGCCTCCAACTCAGCAAGGCCCCACCTACTCTGAGAAATCAAGGCCATCCAGCCAGCAAAACCCTCAGTACCCGGCAAAACCTAGTCCTTCAAATCAGCAAAATCTTCATTACCCAGAGGGGCCTACGCCAGTAAATCAACACAGCTCTCGCCACCCAACACAATTGGGACCTCAAAGTCAGCAGAATCTGCATTATCACGGAAGCTCGTCCAACCAGCAAGATCTAGATTTTCTCGCACAAATGCGACCTCCAGACCAACAACCGCAGAGCTCCAATCATCTTGAGAAACCGACCCATTATCCCTCGACTCAACAGCATCCTCATTATCCAGAAGAATCAAGACCTTTACAGAATCCTCTCTATGAAGAATCAAGGCCGTCAAATCCGCAACGTCCTCGGCCTCATCAGGATCAACCTCCCGCTCAACAACAACGTCCGCATCCTCTGTCAGAAGACCAGAAGCACCCATCTAAACCTCCGTCTCCAAGTAGACCCAACAAACCCAAGTACCCCTATCCTCCTAAAGGGAACCTATTGAGACCTAGACCTCGGCCTGACAGGCCCAAGGTATCTGAATTCATGACTCCTCCTCCTCCAGGAAAGCAGTACTTCTCCAAGAGGCCTTCATCCGTCAAGGAACGCCTCCCAATTCCTTTATTCGAAGTCACCACACATCAACCTCCACGAGTAAATGTGAATAAGTACCATCAAGATAATCATTTCAAAGAGGTCACTAAAGATACTTTTGTCCTGAGTGATCACCATGAAGATGACTTGGCTAATAAGGATGGAGAGGTTATTCAGGAATCCAATGTTCGACCTCTGAGGCCTGGGGAGCTTCCTTTGGAGGTATTACACAAGTTTACCACCACTGAAAGGGTAGAGTTAGTGAGGTTCCCTGATAGTTTCCAGAATGCTTCTCAAGTGCGTTTTCCCTATGATCGTAGGCCTGGATTTGTAGAGTTTGAGAAAACTCATCCAAATCCAGCAGAGATAAATTATGGCCCAGTTTACTACGGGGAAAAAAAGGAATCTCAGACTGAGAAGAATGATTTGACTTTCCTGACTTTTAACACGAAGAATGCAACCACGGAAAGACCCATCATAATCTTCATAGATGAAAATGGACAAAAGACTGATTCGTTCCCCAAGAAATCTACTGTAAATAGGTTAAAAGTCACTTCGCTGCTAATAGATACTCCGACCACCCCTGCTACTCCATCCACGTCTACCCAACAGTTACAAACAGAAAAACCATTTGATTTCCCTCCACGGCAATCCTCCAACCAAGTAGACATCAAACCAAACGCAAAAATTGGAGTAACAACTCCTGAGATTCTCCTGAACAGTGGGGAAAACTTCGGAGTGCACCTGCCCAATCTCACGCAGCAAATTAACGACATGGAGGTGCTGCATCCTCCTCCTCTGATTGCAGAGGAGAATTCAAAGACTCCGAGCATCTTAATGGAGCCGCCTAAGATCGACATTAGCTCCCCTGGAAAAGATATAATTCGAGTGCCCCATACGGACCCTGGTAAAACTGATCAAGACGAATCCAGCAGCACTCTGAAACCCTTCATTCGTAAACCTTTAGAAGAGATGGTGCCTCCAGCTCCGGAAACTACGATTGGTACGACAGAAGTAGTTCTGGGAATGAACCCACCTCCTTTAGTGTCTACACATAAGCCTGTGACTACAAGTAGTACCGTGTTTTCGATGGAAGTTGACATTCCAAGTACCACGATTAGGAATAAAACGAGGAGGCCTGGATATCGACCAATAAGTACAACTACGAGAAGACCTTCGAAGACTAGGAAGCCTCCTTTTGCGGGAGGAAGCAACACCAGTGCCATTACACCTACTCCAACGTTGAAGAGTACTACCCCGTCTATGGAGGTTATTGTGGGACAGCCCCATTTCGATGGTGAAAGGAGGAATGAGAGTAAATTGACTACAACTGAGGCTTCCCTTAGTAGCAGTAGTCCAGCAGTTACAGTGGCTACCCTAAATGAGGATATCATCACCAAACCTGTGCATCACGCCG GTAACGAAGTGAAAATCGTAGATGCGCCCAATAAGGCAACCACCATGAGTGCGAACAACCCGACTCCTGCTTTGCCCACCCGTTACATCACCTACACGAAAACGCACACGGTGACAATCACCAAGACCACTGTAGTAAAAACCTTGGGCGGCCCTCCCAGCACCATGACCATCCTGGTGACCAAAACTGAGAAGAGCTATATCGTGGACACAGTGACTGAGTTCCACACACTGATTAAACCTACCAGCATTGTGGAGACTGTTACCACTACAATGGAGAAGCCTCACTATAGTAGTGATATCTCCATAGTGAGGCTTAAGCCTACGCTCACCACTGAAGTACCACAACCTACGGTAATAGTGTCTCACTCCAGCTCGAAGGAAAACGAggaaaatgatgattttctggaagattttattatcaaaaatagtGAATCGCAGCAACCTCCACAAGAAGATTTTGAAAGTAATGAGTCGATATTTGTGGTGATGACTGACAAACACAAAGgagctatttttaaaatgtcgaaAACCACCGCTCCTCCTGAGGATATCAATAACATTCCCCACAGGGACGAAGTGACTGATAATGAAGCCAGTAACGTGCTTTTGGGGGGAGTTCTGATTGCTCCTATCAATGAGGTTGTAGGGGAAAGACTTAAGGACCGGTGCAATCCAGAATGCAAAGCGAGTAGGAACGAGTTATGTCAGAAAGTTGAGGGGATGATGAGGTGCGTGTGCAGGCCCGGATTCGCCAGGATGTTCCCCGACAGGCCATGCAATC CTACTTATACCTACAATTTGAATGTCACAGTggaaaaaatcggaaaaactCCTTTGAAATACCGCAGCAAACTTTCAATGGAAAATTCTACagaatttatgaaattgtCCAGGAAAATTCAAGAGGCTTTAGATCGAATGGTTATGCAATCCGACTTGAGGGACATTTTTCATGGTGTTAAAGTCACAGGTTTCTACCCCGTTTCCACCCATCGCGGACAAGTGGGGGTGGTCAGCAAATTTTATCTTCAA CTCTCGGATAACATAGACGAAACCCGCATGGAAgatatactaaaaaaatacctcCGAAACAGCAATTCATCCTTGGGAGGTACCGACGTTTTCGCCTCTTCTCGAACAGTAGATAACCTCAAGGTCCACGACTTCAACGAATGTGAAAACTCTAACTTACACGATTGCTCAGAAAACGCCAAATGCTTCAATTTACGAGGATCGTATACCTGTTCTTGCAAAGAGGGATATTCCG ATCTCTCAGAGAACATGCTCTATCCAGGCCGTTTATGCAGTTCTGAGCAAGTAGGATGCGAAAAGTGTAACTATCACGGCATGTGCTATTCCAGAGGTTCTGAGGAGATATTATGCGAATGTTTCCATTGGTATGCCGGAGATCGTTGTCAAATCAATCTTAAAG TGATGCTCATCGCTCTAGTAACCCTCGGCACCATTCTCTTCGCTCTGCTCATGGTCTGCATAATCTTGACCTGTGTAAGGAGAAAACCGAAAAAGTCGGGCGTCGCTAGAACTATCGGATTCCTTCCCCAAAGAGGTGGAAGTGGAGGTAATAGGAGTGGAGGAACTCTGGACAGAAGGGCGATGATTGAGGACACAAGTTCGGAGGATAGTCGAAGTGAGACCAATTCAGTACCTCCTTACGTGCAACAA AAATCTGCCCCAAAACTGAAGCCCCCTCCCGCTAAAGGGGCATTGAAGAAGGCGTCCATGACTAGTGTGGAGCACTCAGAGCCTGGTATAATCTTCCCAG ATCAAAAAGACAGATCCTTGACGGTGATGATTCCCAGAGCGAAATACCACCCAGCACCACCTACTCCCAACTTAGCGAATTACACAACTTTCGATGCGAGGAAGCCGAGCGTTCCTTCAATGAGCTCGGAATCGAAGCTGCTCAGCTACTTGGACGCCGGGCCGAGTCCGCAAAGG ggCGAACCCAAACGCAAACCAAGCACCGCTATAAGCGAGCAGTACATAGAGGAGCAAATCAGCTCCAgaaaaacttcaggagcgttaATTTCTGCGGGCTTTGAAGTATCCGCTACTGTGGTCAATAACATGGGTACTTTAG GTACTACTTGCGGTACTGAAGCCGACAGAAGCGAAAACGCCACGCTGATCCAGAAAATCAGCGCAGACTTACTTTCACGGGTAGACACTTCTTCTCAGTTCACTACGTTAAGGAAAGCTTTAGA CGATGATGACTTGGAATCAACCAACAATTGGCTAGATATACCTAGAGTGAGCACTGTGTCCGAGTCCAGATCATATGACGAGACCACGATACCTCCACCGATGAAATCCTTCACTAGAAGTGAATACGACACCAAGTCGTTACAGCACCAAAATGAT GAGGCCAACACAATGGCGGAGCGCGATTTAGGGTCAACATTTTTACTGCCGCACACGCATTTGTATAAACCAGATAGA GGTTCTGATATATCAGGCTTCGAGTCCCTTTAG